From a single Streptomyces sp. NBC_00377 genomic region:
- a CDS encoding fumarate reductase/succinate dehydrogenase flavoprotein subunit has product MTYTAYSTGEPLADTRAPSGPVAERWDKRRFEAKLVNPANRRKHTVIVVGTGLAGGSAGATLAEQGYRVVQFCYQDSPRRAHSIAAQGGINAAKNYRNDGDSVHRLFYDTVKGGDFRARESNVHRLAQISVEIIDQCVAQGVPFAREYGGLLDTRSFGGVQVSRTFYARGQTGQQLLLGAYQALSRQIAAGNIEMHPRTEMLDLIVVDGRARGIVARDLITGRIDTYFADAVVLASGGYGNVFYLSTNAMNSNATAIWRAHRRGAYFANPCFTQIHPTCIPRTGDHQSKLTLMSESLRNDGRIWVPKAKGDDRPPNRIPEDERDYYLERVYPSFGNLVPRDIASRAAKNVCDEGRGVGPAGQGVYLDFADAVARMGRAAVEAKYGNLFDMYQRITDEDPYEVPMRIYPAVHYTMGGLWVDYDLQTTVPGLFAIGEANFSDHGANRLGASALMQGLADGYFVLPSTINDYLARHPHQGEVTPGHPVVQEVLAETQDRLDLLLSVDGDRTPDSFHREVGELMWEFCGMARSDAGLRKALERIPQIREEFWRRIKVPGTGEQFNQSLEKANRVVDYLELAELMCLDALHRAESCGGHLREESQTADGEAARRDEEFGYAAAWEFTETGEAPVLHREDLVFEYVHPTQRSYA; this is encoded by the coding sequence ATGACCTACACCGCATACTCGACCGGCGAGCCCCTCGCCGACACCAGGGCGCCCTCCGGCCCCGTCGCCGAACGCTGGGACAAGCGCCGCTTCGAGGCGAAACTCGTCAACCCGGCCAACCGGCGCAAGCACACGGTGATCGTCGTGGGCACCGGCCTCGCGGGCGGCTCGGCCGGCGCCACACTCGCCGAACAGGGCTACCGCGTCGTGCAGTTCTGCTACCAGGACTCCCCGCGCCGCGCCCACTCCATCGCCGCCCAGGGCGGCATCAACGCGGCGAAGAACTACCGCAACGACGGCGACTCCGTCCACCGCCTCTTCTACGACACCGTCAAGGGCGGCGACTTCAGGGCGCGGGAGTCCAACGTGCACCGGCTCGCGCAGATCTCGGTCGAGATCATCGACCAGTGCGTGGCGCAGGGCGTGCCCTTCGCCCGGGAGTACGGCGGTCTGCTCGACACCCGCTCCTTCGGCGGCGTCCAGGTGTCCCGTACGTTCTACGCCCGCGGCCAGACGGGCCAGCAGCTCCTGCTGGGCGCCTACCAGGCCCTCAGCAGGCAGATCGCCGCCGGCAACATCGAGATGCACCCTCGCACCGAGATGCTCGACCTGATCGTCGTCGACGGCCGAGCCCGCGGGATCGTCGCCAGGGACCTGATCACCGGCAGGATCGACACGTACTTCGCTGACGCCGTCGTTCTCGCGAGCGGCGGATACGGGAACGTCTTCTACCTGTCCACCAACGCCATGAACTCCAACGCCACCGCGATCTGGCGGGCCCACCGGCGCGGCGCGTACTTCGCCAACCCCTGCTTCACCCAGATCCATCCGACCTGCATCCCTCGCACCGGCGACCACCAGTCCAAGCTGACGCTGATGAGCGAGTCCCTGCGCAACGACGGCCGGATCTGGGTGCCGAAGGCCAAGGGCGACGACCGCCCGCCGAACCGGATCCCCGAGGACGAGCGCGACTACTACCTGGAGCGCGTCTACCCCTCCTTCGGCAACCTGGTCCCCCGGGACATCGCCTCCCGCGCCGCGAAGAACGTCTGCGACGAGGGCAGGGGAGTGGGCCCCGCAGGACAGGGCGTCTACCTCGACTTCGCCGACGCCGTCGCACGAATGGGGCGGGCCGCCGTCGAGGCGAAGTACGGCAACCTCTTCGACATGTACCAGCGGATCACCGACGAGGATCCGTACGAGGTCCCGATGCGGATCTACCCCGCCGTGCACTACACGATGGGCGGGCTGTGGGTCGACTACGACCTCCAGACCACCGTCCCCGGCCTGTTCGCGATCGGGGAGGCCAACTTCTCCGACCACGGAGCCAACCGGCTCGGCGCGAGCGCCCTCATGCAGGGCCTCGCCGACGGCTACTTCGTCCTCCCGTCGACCATCAACGACTACCTCGCCCGCCATCCGCACCAGGGCGAGGTGACCCCCGGACACCCCGTCGTCCAGGAGGTGCTGGCGGAGACCCAGGACCGCCTCGACCTGCTGCTCTCGGTCGACGGCGACCGCACTCCGGACTCCTTCCACCGCGAGGTCGGCGAACTCATGTGGGAGTTCTGCGGCATGGCCCGCAGCGACGCCGGCCTGCGCAAGGCCCTCGAGCGGATCCCGCAGATCCGCGAGGAGTTCTGGCGCCGCATCAAGGTGCCGGGCACCGGAGAGCAGTTCAACCAGTCGCTGGAGAAGGCGAACCGCGTCGTCGACTACCTGGAACTCGCCGAGCTGATGTGCCTCGACGCACTGCACCGCGCCGAGTCCTGCGGCGGCCACCTCCGCGAGGAGTCACAGACCGCCGACGGTGAAGCGGCCCGGCGCGACGAGGAGTTCGGGTACGCGGCCGCCTGGGAGTTCACCGAGACGGGCGAGGCGCCCGTCCTGCACAGGGAAGACCTGGTCTTCGAGTACGTCCACCCCACCCAGCGGAGCTACGCATGA
- a CDS encoding succinate dehydrogenase, producing the protein MARTVWNSSVGKKTVMAVSGLIMLLYLVAHMIGNLKIFFGPGEFNHYAHWLRTVGEPFMHYEWTLWLIRVVLVAAVVAHATSAYQLSRRDIRARPSRYVHSKPRASYATRTMRWGGIILALFIVWHLLDLTTGTVHSGGFQEGHPYQNVVDTFSTWYGNVVYILAMLALGLHVRHGFWAAAQTLGAGSRTRDRALKATADVLALMLTAGFVAVPVGVMTGVVN; encoded by the coding sequence ATGGCACGCACGGTGTGGAACTCCTCCGTCGGCAAGAAGACGGTGATGGCCGTCAGCGGCCTGATCATGCTGCTGTACCTGGTCGCCCACATGATCGGAAACCTGAAGATCTTCTTCGGGCCGGGCGAGTTCAACCACTACGCGCACTGGCTGCGCACCGTCGGCGAACCGTTCATGCACTACGAGTGGACGCTCTGGCTGATCCGCGTCGTGCTGGTGGCCGCCGTCGTCGCCCACGCCACCTCCGCCTACCAGCTCAGCCGCCGCGACATCAGGGCGCGGCCCAGCAGGTACGTGCACAGCAAGCCCCGGGCGAGCTACGCCACCCGCACCATGCGCTGGGGCGGGATCATCCTCGCCCTGTTCATCGTCTGGCACCTCCTGGACCTGACGACCGGCACGGTCCACAGCGGCGGCTTCCAGGAGGGCCACCCGTACCAGAACGTCGTGGACACCTTCTCCACCTGGTACGGCAACGTCGTCTACATCCTCGCGATGCTGGCGCTCGGCCTGCACGTCCGGCACGGCTTCTGGGCCGCCGCCCAGACCCTCGGGGCGGGCAGCCGCACCCGCGACCGCGCCCTGAAGGCGACGGCCGACGTCCTCGCGCTGATGCTCACGGCCGGCTTCGTCGCCGTCCCCGTGGGCGTCATGACCGGAGTGGTGAACTGA